From Tachysurus fulvidraco isolate hzauxx_2018 chromosome 6, HZAU_PFXX_2.0, whole genome shotgun sequence:
TGCTATAGCAGGATCAAATATGTCAGTTTTGTGAAGAAAATCATTTAAAGTCAAATggtactaaaaaaaaagtgaaattgaTCGTAGCTCACCGCAGGAAGTGGTTTCCTGTTGGCACAATTGATGCCCCCAATTGTCACCATGTTGGGCATTCCAGGTCTCGGGTGCTCAAAGGTGAAGTCAAATCGATTAAGCCAGATGGCAGCATGTGCGAGAACATCTCTATATGAAACATCCTTCTTCAGATATCTGCTGGTAAGTTCGTCAAAGCTGGAATAAATCACTTTGCAGAGGATTCCCTCGAGGCCCGTCATGAGCACGTTCTTGACCCTTTGAGAAAACGTCATGAcatctgtgttgtctgtgaaaAGACGAGGGACGTAGGACGGAGGCGACGGACACTGAGTGGCATCCAGGTCCAATCCGCAGGGGAGTCCACGCAGGAAATAAaccacagggagagagaaggcCTCGCTGATGATGGGGCCACACGGCAGGAAGGGATCAGTGAGCATGAGATCGAAGCGTTTTTCACGCAGCTCCTGCATCAGAGCCTCGTCATATAGCAGCGACTCACATCCTTTCACCTGCATGTTCGTGAAGCTGAGAAGCCCATTGATGTTCTCATACAGGTCAGAGAACGCCGGAGCTTTTATGATGCGCTCCTGCAGCATTTTCATGCTGCCATCCAGTTCAGCTTTGGTGTACGGAACCTTAAAGCTCTGAGTCGTGTATTTGTCAGAGCCCTGGATCAAAACACTGGTATCAGGAACCAGAACCACCATTTTGTGTCCTCTACGAGACAATTCTTCCACCAGGATCTTCATACTTAACCAGTGGCTTCCATCCACGGGCATCACCAGGACCTTCCCTCCTTCCACCGGACCTAAAAAGCTGCAGAGAAAAAGCTGCAGCCATAAAGAAGCTACAAGAAGACAAGGAACCTTCAGCATAGTGTGTTTCAAAGGTTTCTGACTCAGTCTAGAAGAAAGTGTAGAAGaatgtacaaaaaaatcaaCAGGCTTGTGAGAAGAACAAGCTCAGAACTCAAGTGTTTAACATTCTTACTGAAGCTTTCACAGGCACAACAGGAAATATGAGACTCTGGGATAAAGGAGGGGCCTCGTGG
This genomic window contains:
- the LOC113653159 gene encoding UDP-glucuronosyltransferase translates to MLKVPCLLVASLWLQLFLCSFLGPVEGGKVLVMPVDGSHWLSMKILVEELSRRGHKMVVLVPDTSVLIQGSDKYTTQSFKVPYTKAELDGSMKMLQERIIKAPAFSDLYENINGLLSFTNMQVKGCESLLYDEALMQELREKRFDLMLTDPFLPCGPIISEAFSLPVVYFLRGLPCGLDLDATQCPSPPSYVPRLFTDNTDVMTFSQRVKNVLMTGLEGILCKVIYSSFDELTSRYLKKDVSYRDVLAHAAIWLNRFDFTFEHPRPGMPNMVTIGGINCANRKPLPADLEEFVDGSGDHGFIVFTLGTFVSELPESKTQEFFKAFRQIPQRVLWRYIGVIPKDVPENVKLLKWLPQNDLLAHPKAKVFITHGGSHGIYEGICNAVPMVMIPLFGDQRDNVNRMVVRGVAERLNMYDLITENLLIAIRKVLNDKSYKEKITKLSMIHKDRPIEPLDLAAFWSEFVMRHGGAQHLSPAAQQLNWVQYHSLDVFGFLLLVLTTVVFISVKTCMFCFRKCFRRTLKSKKE